Proteins encoded in a region of the Planococcus citri chromosome 1, ihPlaCitr1.1, whole genome shotgun sequence genome:
- the LOC135831999 gene encoding uncharacterized protein LOC135831999 isoform X1, whose amino-acid sequence MKKYHNIDVINNRNIGNSFDPHLNVSIKSKSQGPTKFEKNLAEKLFLRRVYTGSRSVKPCQISSYRANFLIVFSPDGTKLASTNGDHNVYIIDIATCKVLNTLKGHKRTPWTVAFHPSNNNVLASGCLNGEVRVWNLNDDSFESWQSPGHTVIASVAFHPKFNILAIATFKDIYFWDWNTSIIFGQTSTESDEEKIRYIKFDSTGDKLITAIALKNRMLSQYDSIAFREVFQFSCERRILKDIKMIMKFCDSLFQDMPEKHIVEKVSPLKKTTKPASRLRSESLLEETLPYLCKFHLDLVSGHLNVTCFCPTEFSTKVLDILKKNTLPFDYLVDKCYFCRYTWLYNSVFQLRIMNQQKNHICQGIRRFSEDDHVWSFSDCRYQELLEENANELNGVTEETLRYCFEQFAKTRIAPHFAEFMPEDGLCSKNSNSDFLDDEQNKEPGNPSTSKKPFTHEIPLRSDCFLKFCETFKLLPSGTFVPFLTSFAELYHYLPALQQISTKDDTSRLNLIMNEWEYLYCKLLLINNMIEGDNGLILKKRSVKTIDLNLESDDNINSSIFKENQELKKRLFREKQNHPADSKRINKENEESGNMKKIKSDKYDVNEGASTSSYFPENKQNCSSDGNENADTTNCTNCEKPEKQCNFCRKFDSSNYKLSNTALQLLRKDVDILSNEILRRNESKTQRHRMEKLYKQQLDTEISRIDGALFITIQIIKKCIRMHLSTLITELKKLLKINLTLVESKDPEFDNVYIRLFIFIIKRVVTFTRSILEFLCEYRRIFRYNINELIEIRTDSAKTVSTSHLSSSLRIRQHQNLNFRRNCNFDVDEPVFKEENIPHGSELSDDESNVEVSDNILSGISNDQFDGYVAQRCRPGPSNQSTDCSNIRLFKDSRNTFSKKVVASSSYIDKHLRFLECASDRRLRDDSSANSHEILVQNVNRLLFHQLQCQSVQIPEYYNSHPLHRLQVWDFSQLEVPDISNRNQNLVVSECKVHNDATISVSNDNSKVAVLLSSNQYDQPDWLGVFSLEWKTLGQILCSVALNQIAVSLSFSPTDQYLAVGFSFMYWEDLKMADIISVQQEINNWRNFNLLSRRSPIATSLIDITFVHRTEFIITVNCIRWSPIPGQGLIFGNSFGEIKFVV is encoded by the exons atgaaaaaatatcataatatCGACGTGATAAATAACCGAAATATTGGCAATTCTTTTGATCCGCATTTGAATGTCTCAATTAAGTCAAAATCACAAGGACccacaaaattcgaaaaaaatctagcAGAAAAGTTATTTCTCCGTAGAGTCTATACTGGAAGTCGGTCGGTGAAA CCATGCCAAATTTCCAGTTACCGCGCTAACTTTCTCATAGTGTTCAGTCCTGATGG AACGAAACTAGCCTCTACAAATGGTGATCATAATGTTTATATCATCGATATTGCAACTTGCAAAGTATTAAATACTTTGAAAGGTCACAAACGTACCCCTTGGACGGTAGCTTTTCATCCGTCCAACAATAATGTCTTGGCCTCTGGCTGCCTTAACGGAGAAGTTCGTGTGTGGAATTTGAACGAT GATTCTTTTGAAAGTTGGCAATCTCCAGGCCATACGGTCATTGCGTCTGTTGCATTTCATCCGAAATTCAATATACTGGCTATTGCTACTTTCAAAGATATATATTTTTGGGACTGGAACACATCGATTATTTTTGGCCAAACATCCACCGAAAgtgacgaagaaaaaattag ATATATCAAATTTGATTCAACGGGCGATAAATTGATAACAGCGATTGCTTTGAAAAATAGAATGTTATCTCAGTACGATTCGATTGCTTTTCGCGAagtctttcaattttcttgtgAGCGACGTATTTTAAAGGATATTAAGatgataatgaaattttgcGATTCACTTTTTCAG GACATGCCTGAAAAACACATCGTGGAAAAAGTGTCTCCTTTGAAGAAAACCACGAAACCAGCGAGTCGTTTACGAAGTGAATCTCTGTTAGAAGAAACGTTACCTTATCTGTGTAAATTCCATTTAGATTTGGTATCAGGACATTTAAACGTCACTTGCTTTTGTCCGACTGAATTTTCTACGAAAGTCCTAGATATACTGAAGAAAAATACGTTACCGTTTGATTACCTGGTTGATAAATGCTATTTTTGCAG GTATACATGGTTGTATAATTCAGTATTTCAACTAAGAATCATGAATCAACAGAAGAACCACATTTGCCAAGGTATACGTCGTTTTTCGGAGGACGATCATGTTTGGTCATTTAGCGACTGCAGATATCAAGAATTATTGGAAGAGAATGCCAACGAATTGAATGGTGTTACGGAGGAAACACTTAGATattgttttgaacaatttgcCAAAACTCGTATTGCTCCACATTTCGCAGAATTCATGCCGGAGGATGGGCTGTGTTCTAAAAACTCCAATTCCGATTTTCTCGATGATGAACAAAATAAAGAACCTG GCAACCCATCTACTTCGAAAAAACCATTCACTCACGAg ATTCCCTTACGTTCAGACTGCTTTTTGAAGTTCTGCGAAACATTCAAATTATTACCAAGTGGTACTTTCGTACCATTTTTAACCTCTTTCGCCGAATTATATCATTATCTGCCAGCTTTACAGCAGATATCCAC AAAGGACGATACAAGTCGTTTAAACTTGATCATGAATGAGTGGGAATATCTTTATTGCAAACTTCTTCTTATAAATAATATGATAGAAGGCGATAATGGGCTGATATTGAAAAAACGTTCCGTTAAAACCATAGATTTGAATTTGGAATCCGATGATAATATCAATTCcagtatttttaaagaaaatcagGAActaaaaaaacgtttatttcGCGAGAAACAGAATCACCCAGCCGATAGTAAG cggattaataaagaaaatgaagaaagcggcaacatgaaaaaaataaaa tCTGATAAATATGATGTGAACGAAGGTGCGTCCACTTCTTCATATTTTCCGGAAAATAAGCAA AATTGTAGTAGTGATGGAAATGAGAATGCAGATACCACGAATTGCACAAATTGCGAAAAACCCGAGAAACAATGCAACTTCTGCAGAAAATTTGACAGCAGTAATTATAAATTGTCTAATACG GCTTTGCAATTACTGAGGAAAGATGTTGATATTTTAAGCAACGAAATCCTTCGTAGAAACGAATCTAAAACGCAACGTCATCGtatggaaaaattatacaagCAACAACTTGATACTGAAATTAGTCGAATAG ATGGCGCATTATTTATCACcattcaaattattaaaaaatgcattAG aatgcaTCTATCAACTTTGATCacagagttgaaaaaacttctgaaaattaatttaacttTGGTGGAATCGAAGGATCCCGAATTCGATAATGTTTACATCCGTC ttttcattttcatcatcaaaagaGTGGTTACTTTCACCCGaagtattttagaatttttatgcgAATACAG ACGTATTTTTAGGTACAATATAAACGAATTAATTGAAATACGTACTGATTCGgcgaaaacggtttcaacttcgCATCTTTCTTCGTCTCTGCGGATTAGGCAACATCAGAACTtgaattttcgtcgaaattgtaattttgatgtgGACGAACCCGTATTCAAAGAAG aaaatattcCTCATGGTTCAGAGTTGTCGGATGATGAAAGTAATGTCGAAGTGTCCGACA ATATTCTGTCTGGTATATCTAATGATCAGTTCGATGGTTATGTGGCTcaaa GATGCCGACCAGGACCTTCAAATCAATCGACGGATTGTAGCAATATTCGTTTATTCAAAG ATTCTCggaatacattttcaaaaaaagtagtcGCATCTTCCTCTTACATAGATAAGCATTTGAGATTTCTTGAATGTGCTTCTGATCGAAGACTTCGTGACGACTCAAGCGCCAACAGTCATGAAATACTCGTGCAAAATGTAAACCGTTTACTGTTCCATCAGCTACAGTGTC AATCTGTGCAAATTCCTGAGTATTACAATAGTCATCCGTTGCATCGTTTGCAAGTATGGGATTTTTCTCAACTAGAGGTGCCAGATATCTCTAACA GAAATCAAAATCTCGTTGTTTCCGAATGTAAAGTTCATAACGATGCTACTATTTCCGTTTCAAATGATAATTCCAAAGTGGCTGTTTTACTTTCTTCCAATCAATACGATCAACCTGATTGGCTAG GAGTTTTTAGCTTGGAATGGAAAACTCTAGGACAAATTTTATGTTCGGTGGCGCTGAATCAGATCGCAGTATCTTTGAGTTTTTCTCCTACCGATCAATATTTAGCTGTTGGATTTTCGTTTATGTATTGGGAGGATTTGAAAATGGCTGACATCATTTCGGTTCAACAAGAAATAAATAACtggcgaaatttcaatttgctgAGTAGGCGTTCGCCTATAGCGACTTCGTTAATTGATATCACATTTGTTCATCGTACAGAATTCATCATCACAGTAAATTGCATCAGATGGAGTCCGATTCCGGGCCAAGGTTTAATATTTGGTAACAGTTTCGGCGAAATTAAATTCGTCGTTTAA
- the LOC135831999 gene encoding uncharacterized protein LOC135831999 isoform X2, which yields MKKYHNIDVINNRNIGNSFDPHLNVSIKSKSQGPTKFEKNLAEKLFLRRVYTGSRSVKPCQISSYRANFLIVFSPDGTKLASTNGDHNVYIIDIATCKVLNTLKGHKRTPWTVAFHPSNNNVLASGCLNGEVRVWNLNDDSFESWQSPGHTVIASVAFHPKFNILAIATFKDIYFWDWNTSIIFGQTSTESDEEKIRYIKFDSTGDKLITAIALKNRMLSQYDSIAFREVFQFSCERRILKDIKMIMKFCDSLFQDMPEKHIVEKVSPLKKTTKPASRLRSESLLEETLPYLCKFHLDLVSGHLNVTCFCPTEFSTKVLDILKKNTLPFDYLVDKCYFCRYTWLYNSVFQLRIMNQQKNHICQGIRRFSEDDHVWSFSDCRYQELLEENANELNGVTEETLRYCFEQFAKTRIAPHFAEFMPEDGLCSKNSNSDFLDDEQNKEPGNPSTSKKPFTHEIPLRSDCFLKFCETFKLLPSGTFVPFLTSFAELYHYLPALQQISTKDDTSRLNLIMNEWEYLYCKLLLINNMIEGDNGLILKKRSVKTIDLNLESDDNINSSIFKENQELKKRLFREKQNHPADSKRINKENEESGNMKKIKSDKYDVNEGASTSSYFPENKQNCSSDGNENADTTNCTNCEKPEKQCNFCRKFDSSNYKLSNTALQLLRKDVDILSNEILRRNESKTQRHRMEKLYKQQLDTEISRIDGALFITIQIIKKCIRMHLSTLITELKKLLKINLTLVESKDPEFDNVYIRLFIFIIKRVVTFTRSILEFLCEYRYNINELIEIRTDSAKTVSTSHLSSSLRIRQHQNLNFRRNCNFDVDEPVFKEENIPHGSELSDDESNVEVSDNILSGISNDQFDGYVAQRCRPGPSNQSTDCSNIRLFKDSRNTFSKKVVASSSYIDKHLRFLECASDRRLRDDSSANSHEILVQNVNRLLFHQLQCQSVQIPEYYNSHPLHRLQVWDFSQLEVPDISNRNQNLVVSECKVHNDATISVSNDNSKVAVLLSSNQYDQPDWLGVFSLEWKTLGQILCSVALNQIAVSLSFSPTDQYLAVGFSFMYWEDLKMADIISVQQEINNWRNFNLLSRRSPIATSLIDITFVHRTEFIITVNCIRWSPIPGQGLIFGNSFGEIKFVV from the exons atgaaaaaatatcataatatCGACGTGATAAATAACCGAAATATTGGCAATTCTTTTGATCCGCATTTGAATGTCTCAATTAAGTCAAAATCACAAGGACccacaaaattcgaaaaaaatctagcAGAAAAGTTATTTCTCCGTAGAGTCTATACTGGAAGTCGGTCGGTGAAA CCATGCCAAATTTCCAGTTACCGCGCTAACTTTCTCATAGTGTTCAGTCCTGATGG AACGAAACTAGCCTCTACAAATGGTGATCATAATGTTTATATCATCGATATTGCAACTTGCAAAGTATTAAATACTTTGAAAGGTCACAAACGTACCCCTTGGACGGTAGCTTTTCATCCGTCCAACAATAATGTCTTGGCCTCTGGCTGCCTTAACGGAGAAGTTCGTGTGTGGAATTTGAACGAT GATTCTTTTGAAAGTTGGCAATCTCCAGGCCATACGGTCATTGCGTCTGTTGCATTTCATCCGAAATTCAATATACTGGCTATTGCTACTTTCAAAGATATATATTTTTGGGACTGGAACACATCGATTATTTTTGGCCAAACATCCACCGAAAgtgacgaagaaaaaattag ATATATCAAATTTGATTCAACGGGCGATAAATTGATAACAGCGATTGCTTTGAAAAATAGAATGTTATCTCAGTACGATTCGATTGCTTTTCGCGAagtctttcaattttcttgtgAGCGACGTATTTTAAAGGATATTAAGatgataatgaaattttgcGATTCACTTTTTCAG GACATGCCTGAAAAACACATCGTGGAAAAAGTGTCTCCTTTGAAGAAAACCACGAAACCAGCGAGTCGTTTACGAAGTGAATCTCTGTTAGAAGAAACGTTACCTTATCTGTGTAAATTCCATTTAGATTTGGTATCAGGACATTTAAACGTCACTTGCTTTTGTCCGACTGAATTTTCTACGAAAGTCCTAGATATACTGAAGAAAAATACGTTACCGTTTGATTACCTGGTTGATAAATGCTATTTTTGCAG GTATACATGGTTGTATAATTCAGTATTTCAACTAAGAATCATGAATCAACAGAAGAACCACATTTGCCAAGGTATACGTCGTTTTTCGGAGGACGATCATGTTTGGTCATTTAGCGACTGCAGATATCAAGAATTATTGGAAGAGAATGCCAACGAATTGAATGGTGTTACGGAGGAAACACTTAGATattgttttgaacaatttgcCAAAACTCGTATTGCTCCACATTTCGCAGAATTCATGCCGGAGGATGGGCTGTGTTCTAAAAACTCCAATTCCGATTTTCTCGATGATGAACAAAATAAAGAACCTG GCAACCCATCTACTTCGAAAAAACCATTCACTCACGAg ATTCCCTTACGTTCAGACTGCTTTTTGAAGTTCTGCGAAACATTCAAATTATTACCAAGTGGTACTTTCGTACCATTTTTAACCTCTTTCGCCGAATTATATCATTATCTGCCAGCTTTACAGCAGATATCCAC AAAGGACGATACAAGTCGTTTAAACTTGATCATGAATGAGTGGGAATATCTTTATTGCAAACTTCTTCTTATAAATAATATGATAGAAGGCGATAATGGGCTGATATTGAAAAAACGTTCCGTTAAAACCATAGATTTGAATTTGGAATCCGATGATAATATCAATTCcagtatttttaaagaaaatcagGAActaaaaaaacgtttatttcGCGAGAAACAGAATCACCCAGCCGATAGTAAG cggattaataaagaaaatgaagaaagcggcaacatgaaaaaaataaaa tCTGATAAATATGATGTGAACGAAGGTGCGTCCACTTCTTCATATTTTCCGGAAAATAAGCAA AATTGTAGTAGTGATGGAAATGAGAATGCAGATACCACGAATTGCACAAATTGCGAAAAACCCGAGAAACAATGCAACTTCTGCAGAAAATTTGACAGCAGTAATTATAAATTGTCTAATACG GCTTTGCAATTACTGAGGAAAGATGTTGATATTTTAAGCAACGAAATCCTTCGTAGAAACGAATCTAAAACGCAACGTCATCGtatggaaaaattatacaagCAACAACTTGATACTGAAATTAGTCGAATAG ATGGCGCATTATTTATCACcattcaaattattaaaaaatgcattAG aatgcaTCTATCAACTTTGATCacagagttgaaaaaacttctgaaaattaatttaacttTGGTGGAATCGAAGGATCCCGAATTCGATAATGTTTACATCCGTC ttttcattttcatcatcaaaagaGTGGTTACTTTCACCCGaagtattttagaatttttatgcgAATACAG GTACAATATAAACGAATTAATTGAAATACGTACTGATTCGgcgaaaacggtttcaacttcgCATCTTTCTTCGTCTCTGCGGATTAGGCAACATCAGAACTtgaattttcgtcgaaattgtaattttgatgtgGACGAACCCGTATTCAAAGAAG aaaatattcCTCATGGTTCAGAGTTGTCGGATGATGAAAGTAATGTCGAAGTGTCCGACA ATATTCTGTCTGGTATATCTAATGATCAGTTCGATGGTTATGTGGCTcaaa GATGCCGACCAGGACCTTCAAATCAATCGACGGATTGTAGCAATATTCGTTTATTCAAAG ATTCTCggaatacattttcaaaaaaagtagtcGCATCTTCCTCTTACATAGATAAGCATTTGAGATTTCTTGAATGTGCTTCTGATCGAAGACTTCGTGACGACTCAAGCGCCAACAGTCATGAAATACTCGTGCAAAATGTAAACCGTTTACTGTTCCATCAGCTACAGTGTC AATCTGTGCAAATTCCTGAGTATTACAATAGTCATCCGTTGCATCGTTTGCAAGTATGGGATTTTTCTCAACTAGAGGTGCCAGATATCTCTAACA GAAATCAAAATCTCGTTGTTTCCGAATGTAAAGTTCATAACGATGCTACTATTTCCGTTTCAAATGATAATTCCAAAGTGGCTGTTTTACTTTCTTCCAATCAATACGATCAACCTGATTGGCTAG GAGTTTTTAGCTTGGAATGGAAAACTCTAGGACAAATTTTATGTTCGGTGGCGCTGAATCAGATCGCAGTATCTTTGAGTTTTTCTCCTACCGATCAATATTTAGCTGTTGGATTTTCGTTTATGTATTGGGAGGATTTGAAAATGGCTGACATCATTTCGGTTCAACAAGAAATAAATAACtggcgaaatttcaatttgctgAGTAGGCGTTCGCCTATAGCGACTTCGTTAATTGATATCACATTTGTTCATCGTACAGAATTCATCATCACAGTAAATTGCATCAGATGGAGTCCGATTCCGGGCCAAGGTTTAATATTTGGTAACAGTTTCGGCGAAATTAAATTCGTCGTTTAA